Genomic DNA from Deltaproteobacteria bacterium:
GTTTCTGGAAAATCTCTCTCCGGACGATTTCGGAAAATACAAGATGTAGCATTTAATGGAAAAGGACATTATTGATTTTGCCATCCACCTGGAAATAGAGAGAAATCTTTCTCTTCATACCAGGCAGGGGTACGTTGCCGATCTCAAACAGTTCCTCGCTTATCTGAAAACCACCGGTAAAGCGGCGGCCGACATTTGCCCGCGGAGCGCCGATGTGGATCAGATGATGATCCGTGGCTTCATGCGGTCGCTCTACCTGGTCAAGTTGAAAAGGGTCTCCATTGGCCGAAAATTGGCAGCCCTGAGAGCCTTCTTTAAATATATTTTGCGTGAAGGGCGAATAAATGTTAATCCGGCCCAACTTGTGCAGTCTCCCACGCCGGAAAAACATATACCAGGCATCCTGTCTGTAGATGAAGTGATCGCGGTTTTGAGTGTTCCTTTTAAAGACACGCCCTTGGGTCTTAGGGAAAGGGCGATCATGGAACTGTTTTATTCCACCGGCATTCGTCTGAGCGAGCTGGCCGGATTAAACACCGAAGATATAAATTATGCTCAGGGCTTGATAAAAATTCGCGGTAAAGGTAGGAAGGAACGGATTGTTCCAGTGGGTGGACCGGCGATGACGGCCATACAGGGCTATTTAAAGAGACGCGGCGAAATGTCAAAAAATAGAGTAATCGGCGGCCGAGACAACCCGCTTTTTCTTAATATCTCCGGTAAACGATTAACAGCCAGGAGCGTGGCGAGAGTGGTTGATCAGAGCATCGTACGCAGCGGGATCAATCGCAAGATCAGCCCGCATGCCTTAAGGCATTCTTTTGCCACGCACATGATGGATGCCGGCGCCGACCTGCGGGCAATCCAGGAACTGCTGGGGCATGAAAGCCTTTCCACAACTCAAAAATACACCGCTGTCAGTATCAGCCGGTTGATGGAGGTTTACGATAAGGCCCATCCCAAGGCTAAAGGAGCAGCAAGCAATGAAGATACGCGGGACAACGATTCTGGCTATCCGTCATAAGGGCAAGGTAGTAGTGGCCGGAGACGGCCAGGTAACGATGGACACCACGGTCATGAAACATCATGCCCGGAAGGTGCGGAGACTTTATCATAACGAGGTAGTTGTCGGCTTTGCCGGCGCTACGGCCGATGCCTTTACCCTTTTTGAGCGTTTTGATCAGAAATTGGAACAGTATAACGGCAATCTGGTCCGAGCCGCGGTTGAGCTTACCAAAGACTGGCGCACCGACCGGGTATTGAGGCATCTGGAGGCCTTGATGATCGCCGTCAGCAAGGATGCTTTTTTGATTATCTCCGGCAGCGGCGATGTCATCGAATCGGACGACGAAGTTATGGCCATCGGCTCGGGCGGTCCTTATGCCTTGGCGGCGGCCCGCGCCTTAGTCAGACATTCCGATCTGGCGGCGGCGGATATAGCTACTGAAGCTCTGAAGATTGCAGCGGAAATATGTATTTTTACGAATGACCAGATAACCATTGAAGAGCTTGATGTAACAGTCTGAATATTACTGGCTGCCGTCAGTTGAGGAGTTATTATGTCGGAAAATGGATTGACCCCCCGTGAGATTGTGGAGAGACTGGATAAGCATATTATCGGTCAGGGGGAAGCCAAGCGGGCGGTAGCCATCGCCTTGAGAAACCGTTGGCGACGCCAGAACGTGGTCAAGGAACTGGCCGAAGAAATATCGCCCAAAAACATCATCATGATCGGTCCCACCGGCGTCGGCAAGACCGAAATTGCGCGCCGGCTGGCAAAGCTCGACAATGCGCCGTTTTTAAAAATAGAAGCCTCGAAGTTCACGGAAGTCGGCTATGTTGGCCGGGACGTGGAATCCATGATTCGTGACCTGGTCGAACAGGCTGTTAACATGATCAAGTTGGAGGAGCAGGAAAATGTAAAGGCCCGGGCCGCCGAAATAGCCGAGGAACGCCTGCTTGATGTACTTTTGCCCCCCCACCCCGTAGAGAGGAAAGTTGAAGAATTGATGGATGGCCCGGAAGGAGGAGATGAGCCTCCGGAAGAAACGCTGCCCACCGATAACACGCGCGAGAAACTGCGTAATCTTCTCCACAATGGCAAGCTCGACAATCGCTTTGTGGAATTGGAAGTTGCCGAGGTGCGCGCGAGTCCCATGATCGAGATATTTACTTCCTCCGGCGTGGAGGATATGGGTCTCAACATCAAGGAGATGTTTGGCAATATCTTTCCCCAAAAGAAAAAAGCAAGACGACTGAAAGTACCTGAGGCGCTGGAAATATTGGCCCAGGAAGAAGCACAGAAACTCGTGGACATGGAAAAGGTGACGAAAACAGCCATCGAAAAGGTGGAGCAATCCGGCATTATCTTTCTGGATGAGATTGATAAGATCGTGGCCAGCGACTCGGCGCACGGTCCCGATGTTTCGCGTGAGGGCGTGCAACGGGATTTATTGCCAATCGTAGAAGGATCAAATGTCAATACCCGCTATGGGATGGTTAAAACAGACCATATACTTTTTATTGCCGCCGGGGCTTTTACCGCTTCCAAACCTTCCGACCTGATTCCGGAACTGCAGGGCCGCTTCCCGATCCGGGTCGAGTTGGACTCGCTCGGCAAAGAGGAATTCATCCGCATCCTGACGGAGCCCCGTAATGCGCTGATCAAACAGTATACGGAGATGATGGCCACGGAAGGGGTCACGATCGTCATCAATGAGGCGGCCATTGCCGAAATTGCGGAAGTGGCGGCCGTAGTTAACGAAAGAACGGAAAATATCGGCGCCCGCAGGCTTTACACGATCATGGAAACGCTGCTCGACGAAGTTTCCTTTGATGCCCCGGATCTGACCGAGAAGAATGTTGTCATTGACGCCCAGTATGTGAAAGACCGTCTGGACGACATTGTGGAAGATGAAGACTTGAGCCGTTACATTTTGTAGTATCGGAGTAGATCATGAATGATTTAAAAGAATCCATGGCGCGGGCGGATATTCTGCTCGAAGCGCTGCCCTATATCCGCCGGTTTTACAATAAGACTATCGTCATTAAATATGGCGGTCATGCCATGATTGACCAGGAGCTTAAGGATCTCTTCGCCCGTGATATTGTCATGATGAAATACATCGGCATTAATCCCGTGGTGGTGCACGGGGGCGGCCCGCAAATCGGCGCTTATCTCAAAAAAATGGGCAAGGATTCCCGATTTGTGCAAGGCATGCGGGTGACGGATGAGGAGACAATGGACATCGTAGAGATGGTTCTGGTCGGCAAGGTGAACAAAGAAATTACAGGGCTCATCAACCGTCATGGCGGGAAGGCGATCGGTCTTTCCGGAAAAGACGGCCAGTTGACACAAGCCGAAAAATATTATTTAAGCGCTGAAAAAGCCAAAGACACGCCGCCGGAGATAATTGATCTGGGACTGGTCGGTAAGGTTAAAAAAATCAATGCCGAATTGATCCTGACCCTGGAAAAGGAAGGATTTATCCCGGTTATTGCTCCTACGGGCGTCGGTGAGCAGGGTGAAACATATAACATCAACGCCGACTTGGTAGCCGGTGCAATAGCCGCTGCCCTGAAAGCAGAAAAATTGATCCTGCTGACGGACGTTGCCGGCGTACTCGACGTGCAGAGGGAGCTTATCAACACCTTGAACAATGACGCTGCCGAAGAAATGATCCGCTCCGGCGTCATCACCGGCGGTATGTATCCCAAGGTTAAATGCTGTCTCAAGGCGCTCAAGGGCGGGGTAAGGAAGACGCATATCATTGATGGTCGTCTGAAGCACGCCGTCATGCTCGAAATGTTTACTGATCAGGGCATCGGCACGGAAATTGTTTAGACATACATAAGCTAAGTCAAGAGGTCACAGACAAATGCCGACAGAAGAGACGATTAAGCAGGCAGACCTGGTTATCATGGGAACTTACAAGAGATTCCCCATCGTTCTGGTCAAGGGCCTGGGAACCAGGGTATGGGACAGTACGGGAAAGGAATATCTCGACCTCGTGGCGGGCATTGCCGTTTGCAACCTTGGTCATTCCCATCCGCGCGTCATTGAAGCCATTATCAAGCAGGTTGGGAACCTTACCCATGTATCCAACCTCTATTACATAGAACCGCAGATCCGTCTGGCCAAGCTTTTGGTGGATAACTCCTTTGCCGAGCGGGTGTTTTTCTGCAATAGCGGCGCCGAAGCGAACGAAGCGGCCATCAAATTAGCCAGAAAATTCGCCCATGAAAATTTGGACGGTAACAAATTTGAGTTAATCTGCATGCGCAACTCTTTTCACGGCCGCACCCTAGCCACCGTTGCGGCCACGGGGCAGGAAAAATTTCACAAGGGTTTTGAGCCTTTGCCGGAAGGATTCCGCTTTGTGCCCTATGATGATTTAGCCGCCCTGGAAGCGGCGATTGGCGACAAGACGTGCGGTGTGCTGCTGGAACCCATTCAGGGAGAAGGTGGCGTTATCATACCCTCCGCAGATTACCTGCGGGGGGTAAGGGACATCTGCGATCGCCATGGTCTCCTGATGATTCTGGACGAGGTACAGACCGGGATGGGACGTACGGGACGCTTTTTTGCCTACGAACAGACCGGCATCAAACCGGATATTCTTACCATGGCCAAGGCCTTGGGAAACGGGTTTCCGGTCGGGGCGATGCTGACCACGGACAAGGTTGCTGCGGCCTTTGTCCCGGGCAGCCATGCCTCGACATTCGGGGGCAATCCGCTGGCCATGGCGGCGGCATGTGCGGTGGTGGAGACACTTTTTCAGGAGGGGATTCTGGAAAATTGCCGTGCTATGGGTGCTTATTTTCTGGATCAATTAGCCGGGCTCATGCGGAAGTATAGTGCAATTAAGGCCATCCGGGGCAGGGGACTAATGGTGGCGATGGAGCTGCACGGCCCCGGAGAAGAAATTGTCTTGAAATGTCTTAAAAAGGGGCTCTTAATCAACTGCACGAACGGCAACATCCTCCGCTTTGTACCCCCTCTCATCATCAGTGCCGGTGATATTGACCAGGCGGTTGGAATATTGGACGAGGTCATGCACAAGATATGAGCAATCTTTTAAGCATTTATGATCTGGGACGGCGAGAGATTGACAATATTTTTTCCCAGGCGGCCCGGCTCAAGGATCTTCTGAAAAAGAGGGAGGCTTACCTGCCCCTGCAAGGCATGACCCTGGGCATGATTTTCGATAAAGCTTCGACGCGGACGAGGATTTCTTTTGAAGTCGGGATGTACCAATTAGGCGGACTGCCCATATTTTTAAGCAGTCGCGATACCCAGCTCGGCCGCGGCGAGGCTATTGCCGACACCGCCCGGATTATGTCGAGATATTTAAACGGGGTTATGATCAGGACTTATGATCACAAGACTATCGAAGAATTTGCCT
This window encodes:
- a CDS encoding tyrosine recombinase XerC, whose amino-acid sequence is MEKDIIDFAIHLEIERNLSLHTRQGYVADLKQFLAYLKTTGKAAADICPRSADVDQMMIRGFMRSLYLVKLKRVSIGRKLAALRAFFKYILREGRINVNPAQLVQSPTPEKHIPGILSVDEVIAVLSVPFKDTPLGLRERAIMELFYSTGIRLSELAGLNTEDINYAQGLIKIRGKGRKERIVPVGGPAMTAIQGYLKRRGEMSKNRVIGGRDNPLFLNISGKRLTARSVARVVDQSIVRSGINRKISPHALRHSFATHMMDAGADLRAIQELLGHESLSTTQKYTAVSISRLMEVYDKAHPKAKGAASNEDTRDNDSGYPS
- the hslV gene encoding ATP-dependent protease subunit HslV, with the protein product MKIRGTTILAIRHKGKVVVAGDGQVTMDTTVMKHHARKVRRLYHNEVVVGFAGATADAFTLFERFDQKLEQYNGNLVRAAVELTKDWRTDRVLRHLEALMIAVSKDAFLIISGSGDVIESDDEVMAIGSGGPYALAAARALVRHSDLAAADIATEALKIAAEICIFTNDQITIEELDVTV
- the hslU gene encoding ATP-dependent protease ATPase subunit HslU, giving the protein MSENGLTPREIVERLDKHIIGQGEAKRAVAIALRNRWRRQNVVKELAEEISPKNIIMIGPTGVGKTEIARRLAKLDNAPFLKIEASKFTEVGYVGRDVESMIRDLVEQAVNMIKLEEQENVKARAAEIAEERLLDVLLPPHPVERKVEELMDGPEGGDEPPEETLPTDNTREKLRNLLHNGKLDNRFVELEVAEVRASPMIEIFTSSGVEDMGLNIKEMFGNIFPQKKKARRLKVPEALEILAQEEAQKLVDMEKVTKTAIEKVEQSGIIFLDEIDKIVASDSAHGPDVSREGVQRDLLPIVEGSNVNTRYGMVKTDHILFIAAGAFTASKPSDLIPELQGRFPIRVELDSLGKEEFIRILTEPRNALIKQYTEMMATEGVTIVINEAAIAEIAEVAAVVNERTENIGARRLYTIMETLLDEVSFDAPDLTEKNVVIDAQYVKDRLDDIVEDEDLSRYIL
- the argB gene encoding acetylglutamate kinase → MNDLKESMARADILLEALPYIRRFYNKTIVIKYGGHAMIDQELKDLFARDIVMMKYIGINPVVVHGGGPQIGAYLKKMGKDSRFVQGMRVTDEETMDIVEMVLVGKVNKEITGLINRHGGKAIGLSGKDGQLTQAEKYYLSAEKAKDTPPEIIDLGLVGKVKKINAELILTLEKEGFIPVIAPTGVGEQGETYNINADLVAGAIAAALKAEKLILLTDVAGVLDVQRELINTLNNDAAEEMIRSGVITGGMYPKVKCCLKALKGGVRKTHIIDGRLKHAVMLEMFTDQGIGTEIV
- a CDS encoding acetylornithine transaminase; protein product: MPTEETIKQADLVIMGTYKRFPIVLVKGLGTRVWDSTGKEYLDLVAGIAVCNLGHSHPRVIEAIIKQVGNLTHVSNLYYIEPQIRLAKLLVDNSFAERVFFCNSGAEANEAAIKLARKFAHENLDGNKFELICMRNSFHGRTLATVAATGQEKFHKGFEPLPEGFRFVPYDDLAALEAAIGDKTCGVLLEPIQGEGGVIIPSADYLRGVRDICDRHGLLMILDEVQTGMGRTGRFFAYEQTGIKPDILTMAKALGNGFPVGAMLTTDKVAAAFVPGSHASTFGGNPLAMAAACAVVETLFQEGILENCRAMGAYFLDQLAGLMRKYSAIKAIRGRGLMVAMELHGPGEEIVLKCLKKGLLINCTNGNILRFVPPLIISAGDIDQAVGILDEVMHKI